In a genomic window of Paramicrobacterium chengjingii:
- a CDS encoding O-antigen ligase family protein — MTGPGGSNGRAPHGLDDVVSSAPFAQAFTVCSVGTIFAIPLIRNLLGWPGVVGALCTLVLLAGVVLIGRRHYIEWRGWWPLSIFAFMVWCALSSFWSDYTAAGFVGLGYQIAVAIVALTIALSRDMIQIVRAVGGVLRALLATSLILEMLSGIFFDIPIPFLSIEGNIALGGPIQGIFVTRNMLGLMTVIALITFVIEWRTHSVDRPIAFGSIALALLCLLLTQSPVNQLLILVVLVATLALYWLRKSSPERRTVIQAFLLTMSVLGVVAVYLARNLIIRLLDAGSEFGVRYHLWRATWDLVKDNFLEGWGWIGAWRNDTFPYFFVNIQVDRVHGSALNAYLDVYMQVGLVGIFLFLTLCIFAFLRSWNLASNRRSLIYTWPALVLVTLLAGSAAESHILTGTGWFLLVVCAAKASQSQSWRQKIDRHPAGPAMPLNHPDRMN; from the coding sequence GTGACGGGGCCGGGTGGAAGCAACGGTCGCGCACCTCACGGCTTAGACGACGTTGTCAGCTCTGCACCGTTCGCGCAGGCGTTCACGGTGTGTTCAGTCGGAACGATTTTCGCGATTCCGCTGATCCGCAATCTTCTCGGGTGGCCCGGCGTCGTGGGGGCGTTGTGCACGCTCGTTCTGCTCGCGGGCGTCGTTCTCATCGGGCGACGCCATTACATCGAGTGGCGAGGTTGGTGGCCGCTGTCGATCTTCGCCTTCATGGTCTGGTGTGCGCTCAGCTCCTTCTGGAGTGACTACACGGCCGCTGGCTTCGTGGGCCTCGGTTACCAGATTGCGGTGGCGATCGTCGCGCTCACCATTGCGCTGTCACGTGACATGATCCAGATCGTGCGCGCGGTCGGCGGTGTGCTCCGCGCACTTCTTGCTACGTCGCTCATTCTTGAGATGCTCAGTGGCATCTTCTTCGACATTCCGATTCCGTTCTTGAGCATTGAGGGCAACATCGCCCTGGGAGGCCCGATCCAGGGCATCTTCGTCACACGCAATATGCTCGGACTGATGACGGTCATCGCTCTCATCACGTTCGTGATCGAGTGGCGCACACACTCTGTCGACCGACCGATCGCTTTCGGGTCAATTGCCCTCGCACTGCTGTGTCTGTTGCTGACACAATCGCCCGTCAACCAGCTTTTGATTCTGGTGGTGCTCGTGGCGACGCTCGCCCTGTATTGGCTGCGCAAGTCATCGCCTGAACGACGCACGGTCATTCAGGCCTTTTTGCTGACGATGTCGGTGTTGGGCGTTGTCGCCGTCTATCTGGCACGCAACCTGATCATCCGTTTACTCGATGCTGGCAGCGAGTTCGGCGTGCGCTATCACTTGTGGCGCGCCACCTGGGACCTTGTGAAAGACAACTTTCTCGAGGGCTGGGGCTGGATCGGCGCGTGGCGCAACGATACGTTTCCCTACTTCTTCGTCAATATCCAAGTCGATCGCGTCCACGGGTCCGCGCTCAACGCCTACCTCGACGTCTACATGCAAGTGGGTCTTGTCGGCATCTTCCTGTTCTTGACCCTATGCATCTTTGCGTTCCTGCGGTCGTGGAACCTCGCGTCGAACCGCCGCAGCCTCATCTACACGTGGCCGGCTCTCGTGCTCGTGACGCTACTGGCAGGGTCTGCGGCCGAGAGCCACATCTTGACCGGAACAGGCTGGTTCCTGCTCGTAGTCTGCGCTGCAAAGGCTTCGCAGTCCCAGAGCTGGCGGCAGAAAATCGACAGACATCCGGCAGGGCCTGCGATGCCGTTGAATCACCCGGATCGCATGAACTGA
- a CDS encoding glycoside hydrolase family 2 protein: MTEEPMYIPRPDYPRPQFRRENWMNLNGVWGFESDRSDSGLERGLRDAELSEEILVPFAPESTLSGIGDLDFHNAVWYRRSLHVPASWDGNRVVIHFGAVDHDATVWVNGIEVGRHRGGFSSFSFDITDAVHFGSEVPIVVRARDEPHAPQARGKQSRTYAPTGARYWRTTGIWQTVWMEPVPEIAIRRPRITPNVAAGSFDVEVPLSGTARNSRVIAVVSDDDGEVSRAEVRADLDLAPRLTLPIAEGRQRLWSTVDPFLYDVRFELRGSDGTRLDVVDSYAGLRSVSITGRAIRLNGDVVFQKLVLDQGYYPEGLMTAPSDEDLIHDIELSLAAGFNGARLHQKVFEERFLYHADRLGYLVWGEFGDWGCNSEEGEVSNQQPDGSFIQEWLEVVERDYSHPSIIGWCPMNETWQAYGDHITALDDIMRGMFLATKAFDTSRPVLDTSGYAHRVRESDVFDSHQYEQDPQSLADHFARLSEGDPFVNPSPTTGESWSIPYAGQPFFVSEFGGIWWNAAEAEHAEASGWGYGERVRSIDEFYERFEGQVTVLKGHADMFGYCYTQLTDVFQEQNGLYNFDRSDKFDIARIRSAQDGPAAIEQKYT; the protein is encoded by the coding sequence ATGACCGAAGAGCCGATGTACATTCCCCGGCCCGATTACCCGCGTCCTCAGTTCCGACGTGAGAACTGGATGAATCTCAACGGAGTCTGGGGGTTCGAGAGCGACCGCAGCGACTCAGGGCTTGAGCGCGGGCTCCGCGACGCGGAACTCTCTGAAGAAATCCTTGTGCCGTTTGCCCCGGAGAGCACACTCTCCGGCATCGGCGACCTCGATTTCCACAATGCTGTGTGGTACCGCCGATCGCTCCACGTGCCTGCGAGTTGGGATGGCAATCGCGTGGTGATCCACTTCGGCGCTGTCGACCACGACGCGACCGTGTGGGTGAATGGCATTGAGGTCGGTCGGCATCGTGGCGGGTTCTCGAGCTTCTCCTTCGATATAACCGACGCCGTTCACTTTGGATCAGAGGTTCCCATCGTGGTGCGTGCACGGGACGAACCCCACGCGCCGCAAGCGCGCGGAAAACAGTCGCGAACATATGCGCCGACGGGCGCCCGCTACTGGCGCACAACGGGCATCTGGCAGACCGTGTGGATGGAGCCGGTTCCAGAAATCGCGATTCGCCGCCCGCGCATCACGCCCAACGTCGCAGCAGGGTCGTTCGACGTCGAGGTGCCTCTATCGGGCACCGCCCGAAATTCACGTGTAATCGCGGTGGTATCGGACGATGATGGTGAAGTCTCACGCGCAGAGGTGCGCGCAGACCTTGATCTCGCTCCTCGACTGACTCTTCCAATCGCCGAAGGACGACAACGCCTGTGGTCCACCGTCGATCCCTTCCTCTACGACGTGCGCTTCGAATTGCGCGGGTCGGATGGGACTCGGCTCGATGTCGTTGACTCGTATGCGGGACTGCGAAGTGTATCTATAACAGGCCGAGCCATCCGTCTGAACGGCGACGTTGTGTTTCAGAAGCTCGTGCTTGACCAGGGGTATTACCCGGAAGGTCTCATGACGGCACCGAGCGACGAAGATTTGATTCACGACATCGAGCTCTCACTTGCTGCCGGTTTCAACGGTGCGCGCCTGCACCAGAAGGTCTTCGAAGAGCGCTTTCTTTACCATGCTGACCGGCTCGGATACCTCGTGTGGGGTGAATTCGGCGACTGGGGCTGCAATTCGGAAGAGGGCGAGGTGAGCAATCAGCAGCCCGACGGGTCGTTCATTCAGGAATGGCTCGAGGTCGTCGAGAGAGATTACTCGCACCCCTCGATCATCGGCTGGTGCCCGATGAACGAGACCTGGCAGGCGTACGGTGATCACATCACGGCGCTCGATGACATCATGCGCGGGATGTTCTTGGCTACAAAGGCCTTTGATACGTCCCGCCCGGTCTTAGACACGTCTGGATACGCTCACCGGGTCCGTGAATCCGACGTGTTCGACAGCCATCAATACGAGCAGGACCCTCAATCTCTCGCGGATCATTTCGCGCGGCTGAGCGAAGGCGACCCGTTTGTTAACCCGTCGCCGACGACCGGTGAATCTTGGTCTATACCCTACGCTGGACAACCATTCTTTGTGAGTGAGTTCGGCGGGATCTGGTGGAACGCCGCCGAGGCGGAGCACGCAGAGGCGAGCGGATGGGGCTATGGCGAGCGAGTTCGCAGCATCGACGAGTTCTACGAACGATTTGAAGGGCAGGTCACCGTGCTCAAGGGCCATGCAGACATGTTTGGCTACTGCTACACACAATTGACGGATGTCTTCCAGGAGCAAAACGGACTGTACAACTTCGACCGCAGCGACAAATTCGACATCGCTCGCATCCGATCTGCGCAGGATGGGCCTGCCGCGATTGAACAGAAGTACACATAA
- a CDS encoding carbohydrate ABC transporter permease, whose protein sequence is MTSTTLTPTRRRRGLQQRGLVPLLLGPSVVLITAFVLIPAVYGIYLSFTNTQLTGSAARNPKFVGLDNYAHLLTSEDFLGSVWNTAQFVFFSAIIGQTVLGMIAALILSRKWLRGKGAFGAAVLLPMVVPEVVASLTWASVLSPSGDGTLNRFLDVFGAGPVAALQGAPMVCIIVVNIWRGIAFAMIMFQAALEDVPDELIEAARIDGAGPWQVFRHVILPLIRGAVFLYLLLTTITTVGVFGLVYFLTQGGPGNATELTAIFIYQRAFQYSQIGLGSAASVILLILLLIFGLTYVRLSKVEV, encoded by the coding sequence ATGACGTCCACAACCCTCACCCCAACGCGCCGGCGCCGCGGCCTTCAGCAGCGCGGCCTCGTGCCGCTGCTGTTGGGTCCATCAGTGGTACTTATAACGGCATTCGTGTTGATTCCTGCCGTGTACGGCATCTACCTCAGTTTCACCAACACTCAGCTGACCGGATCGGCGGCACGCAACCCGAAGTTCGTGGGTCTCGATAACTATGCCCACTTGCTCACCTCCGAGGACTTCCTCGGCTCCGTGTGGAATACCGCACAGTTCGTGTTCTTCTCGGCAATCATCGGCCAGACCGTGCTGGGAATGATCGCTGCACTCATCTTGAGCCGAAAATGGCTCCGAGGTAAGGGCGCGTTCGGTGCTGCGGTGCTGCTTCCAATGGTCGTGCCAGAGGTTGTCGCGTCTTTGACATGGGCGAGTGTCCTGTCGCCAAGCGGGGACGGCACGTTGAACCGGTTTCTCGATGTCTTCGGGGCCGGACCGGTTGCTGCTCTTCAAGGCGCCCCAATGGTCTGCATCATCGTCGTCAACATTTGGCGGGGTATCGCCTTTGCCATGATCATGTTCCAAGCGGCGCTGGAGGACGTTCCCGACGAGCTCATCGAAGCCGCCCGCATCGACGGTGCCGGACCGTGGCAAGTGTTCCGCCATGTCATCCTTCCCCTGATCCGCGGAGCGGTGTTTCTGTACTTGCTGTTGACAACGATCACAACGGTCGGCGTTTTTGGCCTTGTGTACTTTCTCACCCAAGGCGGTCCAGGTAACGCGACCGAGTTGACGGCCATCTTTATCTACCAACGGGCGTTTCAGTACTCGCAAATCGGCTTGGGGAGCGCAGCGTCCGTGATCCTGCTCATACTGCTGCTGATCTTCGGCCTCACCTATGTGCGCCTTTCGAAAGTTGAGGTCTGA
- a CDS encoding ABC transporter permease gives MSDFRTPGRGHGVLDIFTRRYLLKVLVKKDVTTRYRNSIFGWLWSYAKPAAQFLVYYLVMGRIIGLDRGIDNFPVYLFSGIVVVNLFNESFSNATTSIVSNKALVKKIYLPRELFPVATVIVAFVHFLPQVAILIAVALLTGWIPSMLGLVLAVLGMLLIVLFSTGLGLFFGALNVAFRDAQNFVEIIRTFATWTAPVLYSWTMLADKAPAWLLNIYMSNPLTVAVEFFHQGFWFSTSTGAQANPPTDALLPPPLLPIYAVVAFAIAIGTIIIGQLVFRRFERNFAQDL, from the coding sequence TTGAGCGATTTCAGAACCCCTGGGCGGGGTCATGGAGTGCTCGACATCTTCACTCGACGCTATCTCTTGAAGGTGCTTGTCAAGAAAGATGTGACCACTCGGTACCGAAACTCTATCTTCGGCTGGCTGTGGTCATACGCCAAGCCCGCTGCGCAGTTTCTTGTCTACTACCTCGTCATGGGTCGCATTATCGGGCTCGACAGGGGCATTGATAACTTTCCGGTGTACCTCTTCTCTGGAATTGTCGTCGTCAACCTCTTTAACGAGTCATTTAGCAACGCGACAACCTCAATTGTCAGCAATAAAGCTCTCGTCAAAAAGATCTATCTCCCGCGAGAGCTGTTTCCCGTGGCCACGGTGATCGTTGCATTCGTCCATTTTCTTCCTCAGGTAGCGATCCTGATCGCTGTCGCTCTCTTGACCGGCTGGATTCCCTCCATGTTGGGGCTGGTCCTGGCCGTTCTGGGGATGCTTCTGATCGTGCTGTTCTCGACGGGACTCGGCCTCTTTTTCGGGGCACTAAATGTCGCGTTCCGTGACGCTCAGAATTTTGTGGAGATCATTCGAACCTTCGCTACGTGGACGGCTCCGGTGCTGTATTCATGGACGATGCTGGCTGACAAGGCGCCTGCCTGGCTGCTCAACATTTATATGAGTAATCCGCTGACGGTCGCTGTGGAGTTCTTCCATCAAGGATTTTGGTTCTCCACATCGACGGGGGCGCAGGCGAATCCACCTACAGACGCCCTGCTACCGCCGCCACTTCTCCCGATCTACGCGGTTGTGGCATTTGCGATTGCGATCGGCACGATAATTATCGGTCAGCTCGTCTTCCGACGCTTCGAGCGCAACTTCGCACAGGACCTATAA
- a CDS encoding O-antigen ligase family protein: MSSPVVAPPATLSTRQRVIAAHGTFGLFVAFGGEGVRNLAGWPAYVTIVSAYTLATLVVLAMARPKVSRRELPKALIAYLVLALVSVAWSNYQGATLLTYLGTFMCTVVGLYVALMFTWQQVLTRLANALKWIIGLSLAFELWVSLFIRDMVLPLSGGVYVGEEPPLLAYWSRNLLFEGGKIQGILGNSNLLSICALFAIIVVGIQLAIGSVRGRWGWLWMALSIAAFLLTRSSTIIVAAIIAALALLAVVIARRASARGRTTLYASAAVIVAGVIASVLLFTDQLLAILGKSEDLTGRTEFWSRVIHRASERPWFGWGYSSPWIPGQLPLDDPLIRHDVVQLHAHNAWLDVWLQLGILGVVIFAAIVASLLWRSWFTAIDRPRFDLRTDRPYSALSLLPLLIAVVLLVQSLAESRILIESGWVLVVLLVLKTKQERTIIEDEAP; encoded by the coding sequence ATGAGCTCGCCCGTCGTTGCCCCACCCGCGACCCTGTCCACTCGACAACGGGTGATCGCGGCACACGGCACTTTCGGGCTCTTTGTAGCTTTCGGAGGCGAGGGAGTTCGCAATCTCGCCGGATGGCCCGCGTACGTCACCATCGTGAGTGCCTACACGCTGGCGACTCTCGTTGTGCTGGCGATGGCGCGCCCGAAAGTGTCGCGCCGTGAGCTTCCGAAGGCGCTTATCGCATACCTCGTTCTCGCACTCGTGTCCGTGGCGTGGTCGAACTACCAGGGCGCGACCCTGCTCACATACCTCGGCACGTTCATGTGCACGGTCGTTGGCCTCTACGTCGCGCTGATGTTCACATGGCAACAGGTGCTCACCCGCCTGGCAAATGCGCTCAAATGGATCATCGGGCTTTCCCTCGCGTTCGAGCTATGGGTTTCGCTGTTCATACGAGACATGGTGCTTCCGCTTTCCGGGGGCGTTTATGTGGGAGAAGAGCCGCCGCTCCTCGCCTACTGGTCGCGAAACCTGCTCTTCGAGGGCGGCAAAATTCAGGGCATCCTCGGCAATTCGAATCTGCTGTCGATCTGCGCTCTATTCGCGATCATCGTCGTCGGAATCCAACTCGCAATCGGTTCGGTGCGCGGGCGCTGGGGCTGGCTCTGGATGGCTCTATCGATCGCCGCGTTCCTCCTGACACGATCGAGCACCATCATCGTTGCGGCGATTATCGCGGCACTGGCGCTGCTCGCCGTTGTCATCGCGCGACGAGCGAGCGCACGAGGACGCACGACGCTCTATGCATCCGCTGCCGTGATCGTCGCTGGTGTGATTGCATCCGTGCTTCTTTTCACCGATCAATTGCTCGCAATCTTGGGTAAGAGCGAAGATCTCACCGGACGCACGGAGTTTTGGTCCCGTGTCATTCACCGCGCGTCAGAGCGCCCCTGGTTCGGCTGGGGATACTCAAGTCCGTGGATACCCGGGCAACTCCCCCTTGACGACCCCCTTATTCGCCACGACGTCGTGCAGCTTCATGCTCACAACGCCTGGCTCGACGTCTGGCTGCAGCTCGGAATTCTGGGCGTCGTCATCTTCGCCGCCATCGTTGCATCCCTCCTGTGGCGATCATGGTTCACGGCCATCGACCGCCCCCGCTTCGACCTGCGCACGGATCGTCCGTACTCGGCACTGTCGCTTCTTCCTCTGCTGATCGCTGTCGTTCTTCTGGTGCAGAGCCTCGCCGAGAGCCGCATCCTCATTGAGTCTGGCTGGGTGCTTGTCGTGCTGCTCGTGCTCAAGACGAAGCAAGAGCGAACGATCATCGAAGACGAGGCACCGTGA
- a CDS encoding carbohydrate ABC transporter permease has protein sequence MQRTLQYVLITLLALFCLIPFAWLVLSAFDADAGSTVQLPDLTANNFVRFFTEANTPRLLANSLIISVIATALNLAVGVLGAYALSRFRFRGRATFMFAILLIRVIPAPATIVALYLLMVKVNLDNSLFGLILVEAAAALPITLWMLKGAIDAVPVELEEAAWLDGNSRFQGIIRVVAPLVMPGLGATAMLTFMAVWGDFLTPLVLLQSPDLYPLSIGLFRAFSAFNQVDWGLLAASAMIYMIPPAILYMVLRKHLLRSSMGGAIKG, from the coding sequence GTGCAACGCACACTGCAGTACGTCTTAATCACGCTGCTTGCGTTATTCTGCCTTATTCCGTTCGCATGGCTCGTGCTCAGCGCGTTTGATGCAGATGCGGGTTCAACCGTTCAACTGCCCGATCTCACGGCCAACAACTTCGTGCGATTCTTCACTGAAGCCAACACTCCTCGACTGCTGGCAAATAGCCTCATCATCTCCGTCATTGCTACCGCGCTGAACCTTGCGGTCGGTGTGCTCGGTGCCTACGCACTGTCGAGGTTCCGCTTTCGTGGGCGTGCGACGTTTATGTTCGCCATTCTGCTGATCCGAGTGATCCCTGCGCCAGCCACGATCGTCGCTCTGTATCTGCTGATGGTGAAGGTGAATCTAGATAATTCGCTTTTCGGGTTGATCCTCGTCGAAGCGGCAGCTGCTCTCCCGATCACACTGTGGATGCTTAAGGGGGCAATCGATGCGGTCCCTGTCGAGCTCGAGGAAGCCGCGTGGCTTGACGGGAACAGCCGGTTTCAGGGAATTATCCGCGTCGTCGCCCCCCTCGTGATGCCGGGGCTTGGGGCCACAGCAATGCTGACATTCATGGCGGTCTGGGGTGACTTCCTCACGCCTCTCGTACTCCTGCAGTCCCCAGACCTGTACCCACTATCAATCGGGTTGTTCCGCGCGTTCAGCGCCTTCAACCAAGTCGACTGGGGTCTACTGGCGGCGAGCGCGATGATCTACATGATTCCACCCGCGATCCTCTACATGGTGCTTCGCAAGCACTTGCTCCGATCAAGTATGGGCGGCGCCATCAAGGGATAA
- a CDS encoding alpha-mannosidase codes for MVVDVNPHGRTQLDEAALAMLRVRRFTRFRIEPAIYCEARPVQVRAWEVNGEPVPFSHATAQTFEPFELGACWGRPWDTVWFEVEGEVPSDWDPSETELVVDLGFTSDQPGFQAEGTVYDENGSIIKALEPLNAWVPLPDVGPFRIFIEAAANPVVQVPYEYEPTHVGDKSTAGSEPIYTLRELSISRRDLVVWELLQDITALDGLVDVLPVDGSRRADIIHALARMVDVMDPDHIAETAAAGREALASVLSGTAPESALIVSAVGHAHIDCAWLWPTRETIRKVARTFSNVLDLIDRDPDFVFAASSAQQYAWVRDTQPELFERIRKAVKAGRIRPVGGMWVESDTNMPGGEALVRQFVLGTRFFREEFGVTSNVGWLPDSFGYSGALPQIIRSAGISHFLTQKPSWNETNPMPNSSFLWEGIDGSRLFTHFPPAETYNSDLGAADLARSERKFRQKGAARNVIGLFGWGDGGGGPTREMLGAAARKRNLDGSPRVRLSDPESFFETASAELREPPVWVGEMYLELHRGTLISQARSKRGNRHSEALLRQAELWAATATMRFGVDYPYETLEKAWETVLLLQFHDILPGTSIAWVHQEAEQQYAKVESELTSVIERSLRQLSGDGGQILKANAGPLARRGVPAMGVGPECTGIAVDARDNGDSFVLIDDSLRVEIDRRGALLSVVDLAVNRELLPEGTAGGVLQLFRDTPREWDAWDINDEDKRSRKDLLEPVRIHLDEDAVFARHVVGDTTIDVRLSLVDGHVKYTFDIDWHESQKLLKLAFPLDIRADHATSEIQFGHLHRPIHQNTSWDAARFETVAHRWVHVGEPSYGVAISNDTVYGHDIRNGQSPSGKPMTTARLSLVRAPRYPDPRADQGHHSFSVALRPGGIPEAIADGYAQHLPLREVRGTAVAPLLEVSDPSIVVESVKLAEDRSGDLIVRVYEAHGNRSSATLRTNYAWSSVQTTDLLEDSAPAVALRSVIDGTSVDLCLRPFELVTLRFASLNR; via the coding sequence TTGGTAGTCGATGTCAACCCGCACGGACGAACTCAGCTCGACGAGGCCGCCCTCGCAATGCTTCGAGTGCGCCGCTTCACACGATTCCGCATCGAGCCGGCCATTTACTGCGAAGCACGTCCCGTGCAGGTTCGTGCCTGGGAAGTGAACGGCGAACCAGTGCCGTTCTCGCATGCGACGGCACAGACCTTCGAGCCGTTTGAACTTGGCGCGTGCTGGGGTCGCCCGTGGGACACCGTGTGGTTTGAAGTTGAGGGCGAAGTGCCGTCAGACTGGGATCCGTCGGAGACGGAGCTCGTCGTCGATCTCGGGTTCACCTCCGACCAACCGGGATTCCAGGCCGAGGGAACGGTTTACGACGAGAACGGGTCAATAATCAAGGCACTCGAACCTTTGAACGCATGGGTGCCACTACCGGATGTTGGGCCGTTTCGAATCTTCATCGAGGCGGCCGCGAATCCTGTCGTGCAGGTTCCATATGAGTACGAGCCTACGCACGTCGGTGATAAGTCGACGGCTGGCAGCGAGCCGATCTATACGCTCCGCGAACTCTCGATCTCACGTCGAGACCTCGTCGTATGGGAACTCCTCCAAGACATAACGGCCCTCGATGGCCTCGTCGACGTTCTCCCCGTTGACGGCTCACGGCGAGCTGACATCATTCATGCGCTTGCTCGCATGGTCGATGTGATGGACCCTGACCATATCGCTGAGACAGCCGCTGCTGGCCGAGAAGCCCTCGCCAGCGTGCTCTCCGGTACTGCGCCAGAAAGCGCCCTGATCGTCTCTGCGGTCGGGCATGCGCACATAGACTGCGCATGGCTGTGGCCAACACGTGAGACGATCCGCAAGGTCGCGCGAACGTTTTCGAATGTTCTCGACCTGATTGACCGCGATCCTGATTTCGTCTTCGCTGCGTCGTCCGCACAGCAGTATGCCTGGGTCAGGGACACCCAGCCCGAACTCTTCGAACGCATTCGAAAGGCAGTCAAAGCCGGCCGTATTCGACCTGTCGGCGGAATGTGGGTGGAGTCAGACACAAATATGCCTGGCGGCGAGGCGCTCGTTCGCCAGTTCGTGCTCGGCACGAGGTTCTTTCGTGAAGAATTCGGAGTCACAAGCAACGTGGGCTGGCTCCCCGATTCCTTCGGTTACAGCGGCGCTCTGCCCCAGATCATTCGGTCTGCGGGAATCTCACACTTCCTGACTCAGAAGCCTTCCTGGAACGAGACGAATCCAATGCCGAATTCAAGCTTCCTCTGGGAAGGCATCGATGGTTCTCGCCTGTTTACTCACTTTCCCCCTGCCGAGACGTACAACTCCGATCTCGGTGCTGCCGATTTAGCGCGAAGCGAGCGAAAGTTCCGCCAGAAGGGCGCTGCGCGCAATGTCATCGGACTCTTTGGTTGGGGGGACGGCGGCGGTGGTCCCACACGCGAGATGCTCGGAGCTGCTGCGCGTAAACGTAATCTCGATGGTTCACCGCGTGTACGTCTCAGCGATCCCGAGTCGTTCTTCGAAACAGCATCCGCCGAACTCAGAGAACCACCCGTCTGGGTCGGCGAAATGTACCTCGAGCTGCACCGGGGCACGTTGATCTCGCAAGCGCGCAGCAAACGTGGAAACCGCCATTCCGAAGCGTTGCTTCGGCAGGCCGAGCTCTGGGCCGCAACAGCGACCATGCGTTTCGGAGTGGACTACCCGTATGAGACCTTGGAGAAAGCGTGGGAGACCGTTCTTCTGCTGCAATTCCACGACATACTCCCTGGAACCTCAATCGCGTGGGTCCATCAAGAGGCAGAGCAACAATACGCAAAGGTGGAGTCAGAGCTCACGTCTGTCATCGAGCGCTCACTCAGGCAGCTCTCTGGAGACGGAGGTCAAATACTCAAGGCGAATGCCGGTCCGCTCGCTCGACGAGGAGTTCCAGCGATGGGCGTTGGCCCAGAATGCACCGGTATTGCAGTCGATGCACGCGACAACGGCGATAGCTTCGTGCTCATCGACGATTCTCTCCGCGTCGAGATCGACCGTCGCGGCGCGTTGCTCTCTGTCGTGGATCTCGCCGTGAATCGTGAGCTCCTACCGGAGGGAACCGCGGGCGGTGTGCTACAGCTCTTCCGCGATACTCCACGGGAATGGGACGCATGGGATATCAATGACGAAGACAAGCGCTCGCGGAAGGATTTACTCGAGCCTGTCAGAATCCATCTTGACGAAGATGCCGTTTTCGCTCGACACGTCGTGGGCGACACCACGATAGATGTACGTCTCAGCCTCGTCGATGGGCACGTAAAGTACACGTTCGACATTGACTGGCACGAGTCTCAGAAACTGTTGAAACTCGCCTTCCCGCTCGATATCCGAGCAGATCATGCCACCTCAGAAATCCAGTTCGGTCACCTTCACCGGCCGATACACCAGAACACATCGTGGGACGCTGCACGGTTCGAAACAGTCGCCCACCGTTGGGTCCATGTCGGCGAGCCCTCCTACGGGGTAGCCATATCCAACGATACGGTCTACGGACACGACATCCGAAACGGACAATCGCCGAGCGGCAAACCCATGACGACAGCCCGGCTTTCACTCGTGCGCGCGCCGCGCTACCCGGATCCGCGTGCAGACCAGGGCCATCATTCGTTCAGTGTGGCACTACGCCCCGGCGGCATCCCCGAGGCGATTGCCGACGGCTATGCCCAACATCTCCCCCTGCGTGAGGTGCGGGGCACCGCCGTGGCGCCGCTTCTCGAAGTGAGCGATCCGTCGATCGTGGTCGAGAGCGTCAAGCTGGCAGAAGATCGATCGGGTGATCTCATCGTGCGAGTGTATGAAGCCCATGGCAATCGATCTTCCGCCACGCTGCGCACGAACTACGCATGGAGCAGCGTTCAGACGACCGACCTTCTGGAAGACTCAGCACCGGCCGTCGCGCTGCGCTCTGTGATCGACGGAACCTCCGTCGATCTATGCTTGCGCCCATTCGAACTCGTAACTCTCCGTTTCGCCTCCCTGAACCGATAA